A stretch of the Aegilops tauschii subsp. strangulata cultivar AL8/78 chromosome 4, Aet v6.0, whole genome shotgun sequence genome encodes the following:
- the LOC109749056 gene encoding uncharacterized protein has protein sequence MISRSPSLFQIDDGEAQDQDQAGTPTMATAGELVGLRLIIQPSPRRQQRPALAVLRRSSVRSPAADLQENSGCRPFVGLEFLKCCLCCCKKIDGDMDVFVYKGEQAFCSAECRCQQMAREERREIEILVRKRRDAFHSRRAAPGKTIGGPDRHARVQISSFC, from the exons ATGATTTCGAGGTCTCCCAGCCTCTTCCAGATCGACGACGGAGAGGCCCAGGATCAGGATCAGGCGGGGACGCCAACAATGGCGACCGCCGGGGAGCTCGTCGGGCTCCGGCTGATCATACAGCCCTCGCCGAGGCGACAACAACGGCCGGCGCTGGCCGTCCTCAGGAGGTCTTCGGTGAGGTCCCCGGCTGCCGACCTCCAGGAGAACAGCGGCTGCCGGCCGTTCgtgggccttgagttcttgaagTGCTGCCTCTGCTGCTGCAAGAAGATCGACGGCGACATGGACGTCTTCGTGTACAA GGGAGAGCAAGCCTTCTGCAGCGCCGAGTGCCGGTGTCAGCAGATGGCCAGGGAGGAGAGGCGGGAGATCGAGATCCTGGTCAGGAAGCGGCGTGACGCGTTCCACAGCCGCCGTGCAGCACCGGGCAAGACGATCGGAGGACCGGACCGCCACGCGAGGGTGCAAATCTCAAGTTTTTGCTAG